One genomic region from candidate division KSB1 bacterium encodes:
- a CDS encoding DUF2281 domain-containing protein — MSNSSKSLLELVNNLPPHFHEEVKDFVENLMQKKDRKTSTTLRQDWAGALKDYKEKYTSLELQKKALEWRD, encoded by the coding sequence ATGAGTAATTCATCAAAATCACTTTTAGAGTTGGTTAACAATCTTCCACCTCACTTCCATGAAGAAGTAAAAGATTTCGTAGAAAATTTAATGCAAAAAAAAGATCGAAAAACCAGTACAACATTGCGCCAAGACTGGGCAGGAGCTTTAAAGGATTATAAGGAGAAATACACTTCTTTGGAGTTGCAAAAAAAAGCTTTGGAATGGCGCGACTGA
- a CDS encoding type II toxin-antitoxin system VapC family toxin — protein MFLVDTNIWLERILDQDKSHQVQSFLQQISSNKLFITDFTYHSIGVIITNLGHGDAFDRFTQDIFIDGAVSLIRLKPEASKQLIEVIDQFKLDFDDAYQYLAAELNDLTIVSFDKDFDKTKLGRKTPSQILKQLNP, from the coding sequence ATGTTCTTAGTCGATACCAATATCTGGTTAGAGAGAATTCTCGACCAGGATAAATCCCATCAGGTTCAATCTTTTCTACAACAAATCTCTTCCAATAAATTATTCATTACGGATTTTACTTATCATTCAATCGGTGTAATAATAACCAATCTTGGCCACGGCGATGCTTTTGATCGCTTCACCCAAGATATTTTCATTGATGGAGCTGTTAGTCTGATTCGTCTCAAACCTGAAGCCTCCAAACAATTGATTGAGGTTATAGATCAGTTTAAACTGGATTTCGATGATGCTTATCAATATTTGGCTGCTGAATTGAATGACTTGACTATCGTCAGCTTTGACAAAGACTTCGACAAAACTAAACTTGGTAGAAAAACACCTTCTCAGATCTTAAAGCAATTGAATCCATGA